Below is a window of Gossypium hirsutum isolate 1008001.06 chromosome A12, Gossypium_hirsutum_v2.1, whole genome shotgun sequence DNA.
TATGAGCCATTCATATTTGCACCGATCCCCAAAGCTCGTTTCTAATAAATTCATATAGTAGTTTACATGTTTTTTCTATCGTGAGACACAAATATATAAAACACATCAATTTTATCATCATTCCATAACTCTTACCTACTACAGTCATCCCGAGTTGCCCGACAACgatgacttttaaaaaaaaacacaatttacCATTCTGGGTGACCCGACATTGATggttcattcaattcaatataataccATCCCAGATGGCCTGGAAATGatggttttcttttatttatgtttCATCATCCTGGGTGGCCTAGCATTGATGGCATTCATGATCTATTTATTCTACCATCCCTAGTAGCCCGACAATGATGGTTCATACTAACTATATATCTTACCATCCTAGATGGCCTAACACCGATAGTTTTCAACCTAAGGCATGATAACTAAATCGATGGTACTCGGGACTGTTATTAGAATAATACCAAATTGATACACATTATAACTATGTAACACATTTCAATCTCATcaattcattttagtcctttattctGATATCTTCTAACATATTCAACATTACAATACACTTTATCATAATATACTCACATTGACATTTCATGTAATagtctaattttcagtggtgtcggaaattgtgatttcgaggccacaaatccgacgagtaagttcgtaaatattattatttaatatttacgagtctaatatggtattaaaataaatttttatattggaAATTTATGTTATTCGAATGAACAATTAGGTTCAAATGGTATAACCCTAAagtcaagtagttttagaaaatgaggtatcgagacctcgtttctataaactgagcagtaaatatttttataaatatttatggagtgttatctaggttgtattaaagtttcgttaagaaattttaaagtttagttggttaattaaacaaaaaggactaaatcgtaatagttgaaaaagtcaatcactattagtttaaaagtgttaatttattaaataattataattggaTAGCCTTAATGAGTAAATTAGCCATCCTTAAGATAGTGGGACGGTTGgattctttaatttcttttaattaaaatgctttatatgttgttttattattaaaataaacattaaaggttaaaaatataagaaaacattaagctttattcttcaaatttattTGTTCTTCATTGAAACTCTATGGCAAGAAGAACCAACGTTCGGCTATGCTTCAATTCATGCAAGGGAAGCCATTTTTACTCGTTTTTAAcaacttttatgtttttaagattatTGCAACTGGATTCAACTAGctcgtaccttcatttttgaaactgttaaagattttgaatgtttccattgatgaatctatatgattttaaatgttaaatgatgaatttgaagtgttagttttgttaagtaattttgatgaatttaacgattagagattaaattgttgaaatagtaaaaatacaaggacttgatgtgaaattgttgcaaaaatagGTTGGAATGGAAGCGATCACTATTCGGCTGGtattaattttcaataaaaatggttaatttgcatgttttaggcccaaggactaaattaaataaaagtaaaatattaggggcaattttgtaaaaatataaaaatgactaaattgcataaaatgaattagtTTTACCTTGATGTCACGATGACACTCACTGTTTGTTTGAAGTCATGATGCGGTACCTTGACTTCGCGACGCTAATTcgatagtttttgaaattttgcattttagtccttagcCAACCTCAATTTACCGAAatagctttcgtaagctcgattaaaGCCCAACTTGGATTATATACCATGTTGTAAATATTTAATGAGTTTAATAACATGTATTAATCATTAAATTGAATTGCAAATGGAATCGTAGTTGCTTCAGCAACGAATGTAGCATCTTATAGCCTAAACTCGACGATTGagtcgagtatggggtgttacataataatATCATTCTGTGCTAACCTAATCTGATTTCCATACATGATTTACATGTTTGAATTAACATGCCTTGACAAATATGAAAGTGATTGGTATGTGTTAGGTAATAATTTGATTTGGTGATATTTATGAATAGGTTATGTTTTGACAATATTATAAATGGCTTCAAAAGGATATATGATATGAtggttatatgtgtttatataatGAGAATTGGGAAATGCGATATACAAATGTCTAATGAAAAATATTGGTGTATTCAAGGGTTGTGTTATCGGTGTATTGGAGGGTTGCGCTATTGGTGTGTTCGATATGATTGTGCTACTTAGAGTGTAGAATGATCTAGTATAACAGTATTCTGTTTTGTGTTTAAAGCATGAGTTagtaaaatgttattttataatgCTATGATTAgctatatatatttatgttagtATGCTTTTTCGCTTAATAGTTTTACCTTGAATTCAAATTATGTTAGCACCATATCTTTGTGACAAGTACCATCAACAAACCCCAATTTATTCTTAAACAATAATGCTATACGTATTGACCTACTCCATATACTATAATTCTCTATTACTGTTAATTGATGAGAAACCAATAAAGTACTTGGTGTGTCTAAAGGATGAAGATACTACGGATTATAATCTAACACCTTTGTACTGATTGTTGCATTCAACTGCACATTGTTGATGTTGTCCACATCTATTTGAACATTGTTTGTGTCATTCACCATCATGATTCTTCCAAGACTTCGATTTatgatcaagaattaaagaaatactCAAACACTAACCAAGAAACACTAAGAAAATATCAAAGAACTAAACAAAAATGAACTAAACAAGTTAAGCAGACTTCCTCTACGGCCAGAGTACTGTTAATAACGAACACTAATCAAGAATCGATCAACAATCAGGATACATATTGATTCTGACTTATTTGGTCCATTATTCATCTCTCAACAACCCATTATTTATGTCTTATTCATTGTATGTTGGGAGTGCTAATGATTGATTTTTTCAGATGATTCCATTAAGTTTGAGTAATGGTACATGTAGATATGGCTGATCCACTGTCTTTCTCCCACACTGAGCAGATAAATGATATTATATCTCAGGTTTTCTTCctctatatatattttaacatatggATACCACATGCAGTCGATTGTACATCTCTCTCCCTATTCCAACCTTGCATTTCTCTTGGGGAATTCTCCGCGACGAATAAGTGCATGCTATTGCTCGTAGAAAACCCTATATTAACACTTTCTGTATCTATGTTTGTATGCATTTAGCATTGTTAAACTTTGAAAAAGTAATGTTTGGTAGTTTTATTCTCAGTTATTTACCATATTATCTTGATGGAAAGCTATTGTGAGGCATGTCATCTTCATCTACCGTATGCTTGCAATTTCTTTACATAATTCTGCCCTATGATTGCCATTTGAGAAGTGTTCCTTCTCATTTGACCATAAAGAAATGGAAGAGTGCCTTCCAAATTTTTGAGAAGCTGCCGCTTTTATATTAAGCTGAGGCTGCTTAATTAATTACATTGTTGAGATTTGGAGAGCTGCGCACATGGAGCTTATTGCACAGGTTCCCTGGAGAAATGCTGTGCTTTGTGAGAGCAACAATGTTTCCTTTTGTACATTTTTTAGTAGTTGTGTTGTGGCCCAATATTGCTAATGACACTTTTGTTTCTTTTGCCTCTTGCTATGTGTAATGGCAATGCAGTTTTCCCCCCAATAACTTTATTCTGCAGATTATAAACAAAGACTTTGGATATGTGGGCTGATGGGGATTGGGGATGTATTTTTTCTTTGTTGATAAGATTCCCAAATTATGGAAAGTTATCTGGGCAGAAGCTGGAAAATAATAAAGCAGGTACCTAACTTACCACCAGGGACAGTTTAGGATTTGGGTTTGGACACTTATAAATGAAAGGTTCGCATAAAATTGAGAGATTTCGGTAACAACATTCGATTTAAAAAATAGGATTGTACAAAAAATTATATCTATTTAAAATATGGATTAGATttggattaaaatatttaaactaaaagttcatttttaaattataatatattatattatgttgtttttatttGGTAAATTATAATAATAGGGTAAAGCCTAAACAACCAATGCGACTAGTGTGACTTAAACCCAAACTACAACTGAAATAGTAAACACCTTTAACTATCAAGCCATCACCTGAGGTTTaggtattattatatttttaaatagatgTGGGtggataatatatatatcaagaaaagataaaaataaataaatccatGAGGGAAAGTATTGGtccagatatatatatataattaatatattttcattatgCTGAAAGCTTAAAGTTTGTATGTACAATCCTCTGTATCCAAGcatgtaaaatttttttgtcaaaaaggtattcgattatttttgatttttaaattgaataaattaatttttttaaaggatgTTTTAAAGGATTAAAGTAATTTAGTTCCTGTGAATTTTAAGAGTAAGAAATTAAGAACAATTAATTAcggtattaatattttttttctcaattatatataattttgattagtataataataaatttagccttaaATGTTTATACATTTTGTCAATTGGAcctaatttatcaaatttatccgCATCATTTGTTCAATTGttcttagttgctcactttcaaaattaacaGAAATGAAATTGCTCTAATTTTATCAAGAGGgatcaatttacttaattttggAATTGAAAAGAATTGGAGATGTGATTTTACCAATTTTATGATCTCATACAAATTGCATCTCTGGTCATGTAATGATCCTTTTGCAGTTCTCAAGTTCCCATTGAACTAGTTTATTGATGAACACAAAAAAATTTCCAATTATGCAATTAAATGATAGCAGCCTCAATCTTTATACATGGAATTCACAACCCCAATACCATTAAGGATTCAGGAATACAGATATCTACTGCAAGAGGGGCATTAGGGTTACAATTTATGTCTGAGCCTCAAGTATTATGCACCTCCCACCACTGGCTTTGATAGTTTGATTTGTATAcctaatttaattacttttactatttgcatatgatagaatttaaaccttaaaataaaaattactagaaGTGAGGCATAGTATTTATAACtagaatatttataaatttaaaattattttaaaaaaagaattcaaTCTTTGAAAGATTATATATAACTTTACATAACTTTCGCAACACTCTGCGATGTAATTTGTGACCAAAATTTAGAACTGCAGATAGCTCTATGTTTGGCTACATGTGAAAAGTATCAATACAGCATGTGTATGTATGACGTTTGTCGTCATAAAATTGAGATGCTTTCTCAAAGATGGAATTTgggtttcctttttcttttcttgttcaaaaggtagaaagaattcataaaatTGGAGAAAACATGGCACTGTATACCTTTACTCTGATTCATTGAAATTCCGTAGCTATATGCCAGTTCCAGAGGAACTATGTATTGTGGACTGCAAGCTGAGGCCCAACTGAAGATCCAAGGATTTACACCATTGCTTTGATGGCTTGGTGCTGTCAGCTGGTGTTATGGTGAAGATGGAGGAATCTTGTTGGAAATGGATGATTTGTGATGCACCAAGACGTGTTTCTTGTTGGTAGTGGTCGAACCTAATTTGAGGAGGCTCTTGGTATAAAGTGAAGTGATTAGGATAGCAGCTGTCATGCAAAGGCTGAAGATAAGAGTTGATGCTGGCTGCTCTTTTGGCTTGAAGCTGCAACCTTTTCTTCTTCATCCTCTCTTTCTTGAGAGCATTTTGATGACCTCCCAGCGCCTGCGAGTTCGCGAATTCCTTGAAACAATATCGGCACTCGAATTTCTTCTCATCGGTACTGTCTCCGTCGTCTACCCCGGCAGCCCTGCTCGATGAATTTATGCTTTCATCGCCTTCAACGCAACCTTTGAGGAAGTTGCCATTGTTCTTACTAGGGCTAAGCTCAAAACCAAACAACTTAAGCTTCTTACCACCGCAGGATCCTGCTTGAGAATAGCCATTTCCACTGTCACAAGTGTGATAAGCGCCACTACAGGCATCTTTTGCCATCTCTATATATGTAGTGAAATATGGTAAATTAGAAGCAAAATGTTGCTAAAATGTATCTCTACCGATATGGAATATGAGTTGTTTGGATTGTAGTTGCCCGTTTTATAGTAATTCTATGGTCTCCCACAATTCAACGCAATGCATATTAAATAGTGATGAGCATCCTAGCAAGCAAGAATATAATAAAGGCAAAACAACTAGAAAAGTCAGATGAGAGAAGTCGTTCCATGCATTAATACTTTATGttacaaattattaaataagtGAACTTTGGGAAGGGATACATACCACTTAGAAAATCTTTTTAGTACAAAAGAGGCTGTAAtttgaaaataagaaaagaagaagTAAATGTCAAGATTGAGTTTTAAATATATAGGATATTACATttcaaaaatgattaaatttgtgtttATGAAGTTGAAAATTCCTCAATCAAAGATGATACAATGTGCTTAAATATTTTAGGGAAGAATTTTATGATGAGTAAACTTTAAATATAGATGAAAAAGACCATCAATGATGGTAGCACTTGAACATTTTTAAACAATTAATCCAATTTGGAAAGGAAGATTAAAGTATATCTAATTTAGAAAAAGTCAAAGAAACATGGGCTTAATTCTAACTTGCACTGTACTTAAACCCCACTATTGGATGGCCGAAAAAGAAAAACCCCATAATTCCCATCATTATTTTGTTAAACCAACAAGTGGTTTCACCCTACTCTAAGCTTATAACAAATTAACTTACAAATAGAAGCTCTTAATTAATAAAAAACTTATATGTATCCAAATAATGCTTAAACAAATGCCATTATTCGGCACTTGATGAAACTTCTCTGCAATATCCTCTCCACCCAAGTTTcttttagaataaataaatatgggGTAATCTGTCTGCATATTGACCATGTTCTCGGAATGGGATTAGAATATTAAGAGACTAGATGCTAcacaaacaaatatatattaatatagcaGGCCCTTCAATTATATTTTCTGCTATTTATTGAATTGGCCGCCGTTACACTACATTAAGAAAAGGCCAGAGCCAAATCCCCATgtcattaaaatataattaaataaaaaaaattaaaaaaaatttcttcccCTCCTTTCTCCCTCTTCCCCATGTTGCAAGTCGACACGAAACAAGAATCAAGGACCAAAGAGAGGTTTGCTAATTTGACAGAGGACTCGATTCTTACAACAGGGGATGAATTTGCTTGGTTGAAGGAGATGGAAACGACGTCGCCGACAGTATTGGAGAGCCCCCTATTTACAAAAAGGGATGATTGGGATGCGGACGAAGGAGAGGGATAGTGAGGAAGGGattggaaatattttttattttatttaatattaatataaattatttttatttaattatatttcaattatgTGGTGATGTAGTTCTTCCTGATTGATTCTAACTATCTTTTTTAACGgagtataatgataaaaattaattttgattatggaATAAAATCTAAGAAATAGATTCGATAAAAAGATTTAAATACCAAACTCAAATAGACGGCATGCCTAATATATATAGTAATGTAAGATGCTATCATGTTACATGAGATGAGGACTGGCCACATCTTCTTGGAGAAGGCAAAGGCTGTTTTATAGTAAcaccacatatatacataatatatatacatatatgttttcaAGTGGATGAAGCAATCAACTAATATAGTATTATTGTACAAATAATCAAAGCACATGTGTTGGACCAGTTTGTAGCTTTTGGGATTCGTTAAAAAAAGTTAATAGATTGTGCTGTTAATTCAAAGTCTCTCTCTATATAAAATCTGATCTCATTCTATTGTTAATCAATTACCCACTTTTTGTATTTatctattatttaaaaattactttGTTGGTATGGGAGAAGATTTCCAAGGAGGCATGCTGTCATGTCATCAAGCATTTTGAAGTTACATATATATGGTTGGTGGTGGCTACTTGGGTGGGTTGGTTTGTTTGATTGATTGGTTTCGTTTGGGTTTAAAATTCAATATAGGATCTATAAGGTGGCCCCTACCAATACCATCAACCTTCCCCTAAGTTCCTGCCTCCATCCATCTTTACACAACCATAACTTTGATTGATTAACTATTTTTAGCTACAAACATTTGTTTCAGGGCTTTTGTGCTGAAAATTTGGACATCAGACGTATAATAAAGGTAATtgtatgttattatttactattatgataagttaacctaaattaaaagtgatttaattTAGCTAGAAttttattgggttttaattattaaataaaatatgggtcaaatatatgtagatactctagtaattgagttctaatcaaattctaattaatgatgggctaattagaatttgattagaactaatatgccaatgatataaatattagagttatggtccccaaattatacacaagatatcttttcaaTATCctatcattaggaaagagagtagacattttctgaatttcttgtgtgctaatttagaagatcaaatccccaagatccagtaaaacttcaaggaattcatggattcaggtacacttccgcatctagttttattcttgatttatttttgatgatttgacatgatagatcctggtttattcagttttattttagatttattttacaaatctaacaagTGATATCAGAGCCTTGTCACGTCGAATTATTGAGAATTGATTAAAGTTCTATTCTTTTTAAAATGATccattcatgaaatttcatgggTTTAACATTTTAGTTTGGTGTTTTGATCATATCCCTATTAATTTTTTTGGATTCAAGATTTTAGGGTTTGGTATAGCAATTGGGCAAGCAATGGTGTTTCGAAATTACACAATTTAGATGCAGATTAATTATTCGACCTTTTGTCATTGGCCTGGATACTTCTTTGGGCATTGTTGATAGGCCATTGTTGCACCTAAAAACTCAAGGTGTCTTATAATTAAGACAATTTAACTCACTGATTGAATCATTCCTTCGTTGCCTATGAATTTTACTTTTCTTATTATTGTTCATGTTTTATCTTTGCCTTTTAATATTGTTGTTGACCGGTGATTTTGCCTTTTATCTATCTTTTTGAgaagcttttcttttttttttttttgattgatCTAGTTTATGTTATCCTTGTTTGTTATCGACTGTCAAATTCGGGAGTTTTTAGTATTTTGGTATATTGTTGGGataaaattctattaaaaatatatataaatacagttatatatatttggtggttacaattttttaaaagtattcatGCATATAAAGATTTTTTACGCTAATCCACTTAATTATAAATTCAGTCTTGGATTTATATGTAGATGCAAAGTAAAATTGGtaatatattatacacatatatatccctttacttttcaaatttgaaaatcaagtccaatatcgttaattttttttttgtcaattttgttgatgttacatttttaaataaaaatactcacttagtatgacgttgtaatgaatctgaatttaacataatatttttaatatatgcaaaaacaatgtaaaatataaaattatagataaaagtaaattcaattaaacaatgaaaaaataagaaaatctcaaatgtatgtttgtttaattgaaaacaacttttatgaaatatttttaaaaaatctaccaaacaacagaaaatattttacacagatttattcaaacattaaaaatattaacttttctagaaaagtaaatcattttccggaGGTCATTTTCTatgaaacaaacggagcctaagtTCACACTTACCTCATCTAtcgataaaaataaaatcataataatattttttaataaactatcatggttatttaattaattaactctaAATATGACAAAAAATAACATGCAAAATTTTGATTAGTCCAGTACTTTATTGTCTTCATAAAACTTAATTCAAATTCCACATTAATTTAGGGGATAACTTTTGTACGAGTACATATATCTCTACGTTCAAGAAAATTCTAAAAACAGTTTTCCATGAGGTAAAAGTAACTTAGCCgttgaataaaaaagaaaatgattatAAAGGCTACAGAAGCCGAATTA
It encodes the following:
- the LOC107946215 gene encoding zinc finger protein 5 — translated: MAKDACSGAYHTCDSGNGYSQAGSCGGKKLKLFGFELSPSKNNGNFLKGCVEGDESINSSSRAAGVDDGDSTDEKKFECRYCFKEFANSQALGGHQNALKKERMKKKRLQLQAKRAASINSYLQPLHDSCYPNHFTLYQEPPQIRFDHYQQETRLGASQIIHFQQDSSIFTITPADSTKPSKQWCKSLDLQLGLSLQSTIHSSSGTGI